From a region of the Vanrija pseudolonga chromosome 2, complete sequence genome:
- the Rac1 gene encoding Ras-related C3 botulinum toxin substrate 1: MAAASRNIKCVVVGDGAVGKTCLLISYTTNAFPGEYVPTVFDNYSSQVIVDGLTVQLGLWDTAGQEDYDRLRPLSYPQTDVFLLCFSVVSPASFENIRTKWWPEIQHHSPGTPIILVGTKLDLREDPAQVERLRERRQSPIQYAQGAALAQDIKASRYLECSALTQMGLKTVFDEAIRTVFNPNRRNNKPRKSGPCVVM; encoded by the exons ATGGCAGCGGCATCTCGCAACATTAAAT GCGTCGTTGTCGGAGACGGTGCAGTCGGAAAG ACCTGCCTGCTCATCTCGTACACGACCAACGCGTTCCCCGGAGAATACGTCCCAACCGTGTTCGACAACTACAGCAGCCAGGTCATTGTCGACGGCCTGACGGTTCAGCTCGGCCTCTGGGACACGGCCGGACAGGAAGACTACGA TCGTCTGCGTCCGCTCTCATACCCTCAAACCGACGTCTTCTTGCTCTGCTTCTCCGTCGTCTCCCCAGCGTCCTTTGAGAACATCCGGACCAAG tgGTGGCCAGAGATTCAACATCACT CGCCCGGAACGcccatcatcctcgtcggcaccaagctcgacctGCGAGAGGACCCTGCCCAGGTTGAGAGGCTGCGCGAGAGACGACAGTCACCAATCCAGTATGCGCAG GGCGCGGCGTTGGCACAGGACATCAAGGCGTCGCGATACCTCGAGTGCTCGGCCCTCACGCAGATGGGACTCAAGACTGTCTTTGACGAGGCCATCCGGACCGTCT TCAACCCCAACCGTCGTAATAACAAGCCGAGGAAATCGGGCCCCTGTGTCGTCATGTGA
- the CDA_3 gene encoding Cytidine deaminase, producing MDPTQLHALISSAFKARDNAHAPYSKFRVGAALLSSSGAHIAGCNVENASYGAGICAERTAIVKGVSEGEKQYTAVVVVSDVPTPTISPCGICRQSLREFCPLSTPVYMVASTYPALAPADGPAPAFLAPGEPWPRTTDEKVVVVLTLEQLLPMSFGPDNLT from the exons ATGGACCCGACGCAGCTGCACGCGCTCATCAGTTCCGCCTTCAAGG CACGCGATAACGCGCACGCGCCGTACTCCAAGTTCCG cgtcggcgccgcgctcctctcctcgtccggGGCCCACATCGCAGGGTGTAACGTCGAGAACGCGTCCTACGGCGCCGGTAtctgcgccgagcgcaccgcCATCGTCAAGGGCGTCAGTGAGGGCGAGAAGCAGTATACTgcggtcgtggtggtgtc CGACgtccccacccccaccatCTCGCCATGCGGTATCTGCCGCCAATCGCTCCGCGAGTTCTGCCCCCTCTCCACGCCAGTGTACATGGTCGCGTCGACATACCcggccctcgcgcccgccgacgggccggcgccggccttcctcgcccccgGGGAGCCGTGGCCGCGCACCACGGACGAGAAGGTCGTTGTTGTGCTTACCCTTGAGCAGCTGCTCCCCATGTCGTTTGGGCCCGACAACTTGACCTAG